A segment of the Nitrospinaceae bacterium genome:
CCCGGACCCGACCGCGGAGACACCTTTTTCCTTGAGAAGAGCGGCCACGATATCGCGAAAAATGTGGGGGTCGAACTCAATGTCGTATTTTCCGGCGATCTGTTTGATGGACACCTTGGGGTCTACCCGATCCGAAAGACCGGCTTTTTTCTTGAGCAACGCGACTGGAAAGCCGTAGGCGCTGGAGATTTCCTCGACATTCATGAAGCCGCGAATACCGGCAGGATCGAGATTGCCGTACAAATCCGTCGCCCTCGCCTGCCCCACTGTGACCCAGAGGCCCGTCACCCGGCCCGCGCCTAACACACCGAAGAAAATAGCAATCAGAGCGACAGCGAACACCGCCGGGCGAACCGCTTTGCCGAACATACTGAACTTGAGCGTGTCAGGCTCGGGGCAAACGCTCACGCACTCAAGACACTGCAAGCATTCAGCCGAGGTGACCTTGTCCTGCATCATGGGCTCGGCTTTCACCGGACACACCTTGTCGCAAGCGTCGCAGAGTGTGCAGGTTGCGTCAGTACGAACGACTCCCATGCCGCCAGCCTTGCCGACGATGCCGATCACCGCGCCAAGAGGGCACAAGTATCGGCACCAGAAACGCTCGATCACCAGTGAACCAAGAAGAACGGCCAACAGGATCGTGTTGCCAATCCAGTGCTCGGCCGGGTCGATGCCGAAATGGAAAAAGGCCAGGAACGGATCGTATTCCCTGAACACCATCGTCCCGGTCGTCCAGGTGACAGCAACGATAAGGGCAAGCACGACGTATTTAAGATAACGAAGTCCGCGGTCCCAGCTTCCGGTCGGGTTATAGCGCTTGCCAAGAATCTTTTTGCCTGCCTTTCCGATCCACTCTTGAATCGTTCCGAACGGGCAAATCCAACTGCAAAACGCCTTGCGTGTGAAAATCGTCACACCAATTAACGCAGCGAGAACGACAAACGCGCTCGGGTGCACCCGCTGCATGAATGTCCCAGTAACAATCCATTGATAGAGACCCTCGACAGCCCCGAACGGACAATAGGCCTCTACCGAGGGGACACCTTTCGCGCCGCCTCCCACCCACTGATGGGCGATGGCGATCCAGGTGATGAAGAAAAGGACCAGTGCTTGGATTCCAAAGCGCCAGAGGCGGGCTTCTTTCGCCCAGGCCCTTCTAACCGGTGCCCATGCTCTTCTTTCCGATGTCTTAACCGATGTCTTAAGAGGAAGAGTTTCATTAGACATGACAGGCAGCTCCTATATTTCCAGAGGGAGGGCCATGTAAGTAATATAGGCATTCGCTTTCAAACGACCATTAATATTCGGGTGCCCGCCGGGAGGCGGCATTCGAATACCGCCTCCCGGAAATGCATCCATCCTAGGGGTTACTCACTCTGAGGGAGGATATTGGCAGGCCCGTATCCGCCGGGGCCCATCATTCCGCGCCCTCTGCCGGGGCCGCCGCGCATACCACCGCGCCCCCTGCCGCCGAAACTCGCCCCTGCGCCGCGCCAGGTCGGAAAACCAGCTTCATCACGAAGCGCCGTCGTTGTTCCGCCAACCGTGACGCTCTTGGCGATGTGCGTGACATCCCCCCGGTTAACGGTCTTAGAAGCGAGCACCACAGCCTCATCGCCCGCCTTCGGCGAGAATTTTTGGGCGGTAAGATAAAAATCTGGGCCCAGTAAAATACTCGTGGTTTTTCCCCCGGTCTCGATCTTGAGGGTATTCATCGGCCATCGTCCGTAACCACCAACAGTCTCAAGCGAAACCACCTTGCCCTTCAGCGTTTCGAGCGATGAGGAATCAAAATGCACGGGGCCTGTTCGTCCACAAGGAGCCCCGCCCCAACCGCGACCGCCACCGCGCCCCCAGCCGCCACCGGGCTGTGCCGACGATACCAGGGACATCGTCAACACGGCCACCGAAACCACTCCAGCCAAAACCAATAACTTTTTCATGGTTCTTCCCTCCAGGAAAAAATCATTCATTGTGGGAGGACCGAGGGTGCGTTTATCCAAGAGAATATTAGCCATCCTCAATCTGCCCGATTAGACGATTTTCTGGACCGAAAGTTCCAGTTCATGGCAAAAATTAACTTGCTGCGCCATGGAAAAATTCGCAGACGTGAATTAATACCGCGATTAGCAAATGTAACCAGAGGTTTATAAAACGATAAATAATCAATACTTCGGCTTGTTGGTTGAGCCATACAATTTTGAGACTTAATCTTTTTTTTGCATCGTCACCCGAAACAACTTTCGAGGCAGAGCTCCTTCTTCAAATTCATCTATTTCCAGAACTTCATATCCCCCGGCAAGATCCTGAACCTTCTTCCGACTGAAGAAATGAACAATAAATTTACCCATCTCATATATGTCCTCGCCATGATGAACACCCGCCTTATAATGCGCATCTCCCGTGTGCCGTACTGTATAGACGTGTATCCCGCCCGGACGGAGCACCCGACAAACCTCAGCGGCGATTCGCTCAATCTCCTCGTCTCTAAGCGCCATACAAAACAACATGTGGGAAAAACACGCATCGAACGAAGCATCGTCAAAAGGCATAGGCTGCCGAACATCGCGGCAAATCGCCCGGACCGCATGCGCGACCCCGAGCGCACCGGCCCTAGACCTAATCGCCTTGCTGGCGGTTTCCGAATAATCCATTGCTGTCACATTGAAGCCAGAATGAGCAAAATTAAAAGTATCGCGTCCTTGGCCACTTCCCAATTCAAGAATTTTTCGACAATTATTTCTCCTGAAAATTTTTACGGCCTCAATTGCCGCCCTACTAGGAGCCGCGCCGAACATTTCACGATTTTTCGAAAACATCAGTTCCCAGTGGAACTGTTGCGCATCCAGAGCGGCTTTTTCCTCAACAACATTCATGGTTGCCATGAAATACCTCAAATAAAAACAGAATCGTCTTGTTTCAACTCTTTCGCCGATCCCATTTTGGGGTCTTTTCCCCACGTTTGGCAGCAAAAAAAGTTTTTAAATTTTCGGGAACATCCGTTTCCGCAGGCGTCTTTTCGGTCGCTTGAGCAGAGCCCGCATAAATTTCCCGAAGAATGTGATCAACGAGCATCCCCTTGGGAGGGGTGATGTATTCGGTTCCTTTAAAATTCCAGACGCGACAATTCACAAACTCACCACTTATCTCAGAGCAAGATTCACACACCTTTTCCTTCAGATCCGGCTGAATATCGCGTCCGTTTAAACGAATGGTGGGAGAGCTTTTCAATCCGACTTTTCGGGCCTCCGCCTCAGTTTGAATATGTTTTTTTCGAACGCTGATATCGATTCCAGTTTCAAGCAACAAATTGCGCAGGCTCGAAACTACTTCCTCAAGTCTATTTCGCAGTTCCTGGCAGCGCTTACACTGCGTTATGTCGATATAGAGAAATTCGATCAAAATCGACCGTATCTCTTTCTCCGAGGATAATTCTTCAGCTACGTCGCTTTTTGATTCCCCGCAAAGTGGACAAACACATGGATCTTTTCCTGAGGTTTCGAATTCGCAACAAGCCCATTGCTCACTCTTAGTCATCACCCCATCCTCCAAAACCTCTGACCTCACACTCGATAATCGCAGGTGCACTCCCCCCTCAAGCACTAAAGAGGCAAAATTTGTGCCATTCCAAAATTGGAAATGCTTTGCTGTTCCTAAAATGGTGTTCCATCTGACTTTAAAAAAGATGTCACGCACGAATCACTCAAGGCCGGGCCGGGATGATGGCGCATTGATGTGACGGCATGCCCCCTCAAATGAGTCAAAAAGTCCCTAAACATAATTCCAAATACTCTTCGGCAAAGAAGGTGCCTTAAATGTTTCTGTATACAATGTTCATTTATTGGGACTTACTGTATTCGCAACCTTCAAATCAATACATTCCTACTTTAGGCATGTTTTTTGCTTTTTCAATGTACGTGGGGCGCAAAAGTTCGTCCTAACTTCAAGGTCGCTGCCTAAAGGAGAAACAAATGAAAAAACTACTGGTAACCGGGCTGGCAGTGATTTTCGCCCTAGCACTGACAGCTCCTACAGCAACTGCGGTCGAGAAATCTCCAGCCAGGGCCAAGCTCATAAAAATGATTAAGGACGCAAGAACCACGCACCCACAAATTAGCGTCACCGAGGCACAGATGCTCATGACCACCGATCCGGAACTGCTAGTCATTGATGTGCGTGAACCGGCCGAATTTAAGGCAGGCAATGTAGCGGGCGCCATCCATATCCCGCGTGGGCTTCTTGAGTTCAAGCTCATAAAGCGGGAGAAAAATCTAAATCGCCCAATTTTGATTTATTGCCGCTCGGGCGCGCGAGCTTCGTTCGCAGGAGAGAAGCTCACAGAACTTGGCTACACGAATGTGAAAAACATGACGGGCGGTTATCTGGCATATGCCAAGGCAATGAAAACAAACTAAATAAGCTGGCGGCCTGCGGCTCAAATCACCGAGCCACGGGCCGCCTGGGAAAATATAATCATGTCGGCCAAATTAAGTCGTCGTAAATTTTTAAAAATCGCAGCCGGGGGCACCGGTGTCGTCGCCGTAGCTGCTACGGGTAGCCCTGCGAGAGCATTTTCCCTTTCGGGAAAAAAACCCACACCGCGATTAGAGAGCGACAAAATTGTTCCCAGCACATGTGCCATGTGCTACTGGCAGTGCGGAATTCATGCGCATGTAAAAAATGGCCGGGTAAATCGCATCGAGGGCAACCCGGACGACCCCCTCAGCCGGGGAAAACTCTGCCCGCGCGGGGTTGCAGGAATCGGCCAGCTCTACGATCCGGACCGGCTCCGCACACCTCTGATTCGAGAGCGCTCCGGGGGAAAACAATTCTGGCGAGAGGCGAGTTGGGACGAAGCGCTCGATTTTGCAGCCGAGCGCCTGGACGCTGTTCGAAAAAAATACGGCCCTGAGGCAATAGCACTTTTCACCCATGGCCCCGGAAGCAGTCATTTTCGGCGTCTGCTCAAAGCCATTGGTTCGCCCAATGTTGCGGCGAGCTCGTTCGGACAATGCCGTGGGCCGCGCGACGTCGGATTCGAGTTGACCTTTGGCATGAGCCCCGGATCGCCTGAGAATATCGATGTCGCAAACGCGGAATGTCTCGTGCTCCTGGGCTCGCATCTGGGCGAGAACATGCACAACACCGCCGTGCAGGAATTCTCGGAATTTCTCGGCAACGGTGGGAACCTCATAGTCGTCGATCCGAGGTTTTCCGTCGCGGCCAGCAAGGCAAAACACTGGCTTCCGATACGCCCGGGAACAGATATGGCCCTGCTCCTTGCTTGGATTAATGTGATCCTGAACGAGAAGCTTTACGACAAGGATTATGTGAATAACTACTGCTCGGGCCTTAAAGATCTGTGGCGGGCCGTCTGGCAATACACGCCCGATTGGGCCTACGCGGAAACGGGCATAGAGGCGAGCGTGATCCATCAAACGGCAAGAGAACTCGCCAAGGCCTTGCCCCGGACTATCGTACACCCCGGTCGACATGTGACCTGGTACGGGGACGACACACAGCGCTCGCGAGCAATAGCGATTTTAAATGCGCTCTTAGGTAGCTGGGGCAGAAAAGGCGGATTTTATATGCGCGGCAGATGGCCGGTGCCGCCCTACCCCATTCCGAAATTTCCCAAACCTCAAAGACCCCGCGCCGACGGCGTGGGTCAGGATGTCCCGTTCGGCCACGAAGGACTCGTCAATCGCATGCGGGACGCTACCCGGACGGGCAAGCCCTATCCAATCAAGGCTTGGATGGTCTACGCGACGAATCTCATCCACAACACGCCCGGTGTTAAAGAAACTCGGGAGGCCATCGATAAGCTCGACTTCATGATGGCCGTGGACATCATGCCAAGCGACATCACCGGGTACGCAGATTTGATTCTGCCCGAGAGCACCTACCTTGAGCGCTATGACGACCTCCGCGCCGGGGCGACGGATGTAGATTTCATCCAGCTTCGCCAGCCCGTCATCCCTCCGCTCAAGGGAACGCGGCCCGGCTGGCAAATCGCCAAGGATATTGCCATGCGCCTAAGCCTTAAAAAGTATTTCCCATGGAAGGATTTTCCGGAATATCTGGACAAACGCCTCCAGCTCGCAAATCTCTCGTTGCGCGACGCCCGGGAAAAAGGCGTTTTCACCCGCGAACGCTCGCCACGCTTTTTCGAGGACGGGGCGCCTGTGCGCTTTAGGACCGAATCGGGAAAAATCGAGTTATTCTCGCTGGCGCTGCTACAAAAGGGGTTCGAGCCTGTGCCCCGCTTCACGCGGCATCCACAACCTCCCGTCGACCACTACCGCCTTATCTACGGGCGCTCGGCGAACCACACCTTCGCCTGGACACAGAATAATCGCTTGTTGCTCGACCACTACCCCGAGAACACTGTCTGGATGAATACCAATGAAGCCCGAGCGAAGGGACTAGGGGACGGAGAATATGTCCGCCTCTATAACGAGGATGGCGTGACGTCATTTCCAGTGAAACTGAAAGTTACCGAAGGCATCCGGCCCGACTGCGTATATATCGTTCACGGATTTGGACAAACCAACCAGAAGCTTAGCCTGGCATACGGGCGAGGGGCGAGCGACACGGCCCTGATGAACCGCTATGCCATCGATCCACTCTGTGGCGCGACGGGAATGCGTGTGACATTCGTTGGTGTCAAGAATGCCGCCGGCACCGGGCAGGAGGTCTGAGGCGATGGCTAGATACGCGATGATAATCGATTCCGAGCGCTGCACCGGTTGCATGGCTTGTGCCATCGCTTGCAAGACCGGCTATGAAACAATCGGCGGCGAGTCGCGAAACTGGGTCCGCTCAGAGGGAATCGAGGGCAAGTTTCCCAACCTTCGCCAACGCTTCGTGCCAGGCAACTGCATGCAGTGCGACACGCCATATTGTGTTTACAACTGCCCGACGGGCGCGAGCTTCAAGAGCGCTGGTGGCATTGTCCAAATTGACGCCGAGGCCTGCATCGGCTGTGGCTACTGCGTCGATGCCTGCCCCTATGGCGCTAGATTCATTGACCCCGATCGCGGGATCGCCGAGAAATGCAATTTCTGCAATGAGCGGCTTGTGGCAGGTAGGGAGCCCCTGTGCGTGGAGGTGTGCCCCTCTGGGGTACGGACTCTTGGTAACTTGCACGAGCCGAAATTCGCGAAACTCGTGAAAAATTCGGGCGCACGCCCACTCGTTGGCGGCGGCGTGAACCCCTTACCTGCAGTATTTTACAAGGGTCTAAGCGAAAATGATGAGATCGCCAACGCACCTCGCCCGCCCCGCGAGGCGACGGCCAGTATGTGGCTCCGGGCCTTGGTGAACCCCGCCGTTAAGTGGATGGTCGGGCTCGCCTTCATGGGCCAGGCGGTGGCTTATCTTCACCAACTCTGGCACGGGGAAAAACAATTCGAGGATGAAAAATGAGCCAGGCGACTCTTTCAAAAAAAATGACAACACCTGAACACCAGCTCTCCGTCGAGCAAATCAAGGAAATGCGAGAAAAACGGATTAAGAAGCATGATTCTGCCAGTGTGCTACTCCATTGGTTCAATGCAGCTTGTTGGCTGTTTCTAGTAGCAACCGGATTGGCGACAATCAGCAATCCGGCCTACGCCATCGTTCCCATCGAATGGACCAGACTCATGCGCACTGTATTCGGAGGCTCAAGCGGTGTGATTTTCTGGCATGTAGCAATCGGGCTCTTATGGGTGGGTGTCCTCTCTGTTCATATCCTCGCCGGGTGGAGGTCTTTGACCCTACCGTTTCTGAAAAATAATTTTCTGATGGACCGGGACGATGTAATGTGGCTCATCAACCGAGCCAAACGGATTCTCGGAAAGGATGTGAAGCTACCACCGCAGGGCCCTTATAACGCCGGACAGAAAATTTTTGGCATCGTGGTAACCGGCGGAAGCATAGTTATTCTCCTGAGCGGGTTGGCGCTGACCTTCCGTTCCTACTTGCCCGAAACTGCATGGGTGGCTTGGGCGCTACCGGTTCACCTTTTTGCCGTGGGAGCAGTCTGTGCTGGTCTATGCGTACATATATATATGGGCGGGGTTTTTCCTGAGGAAAAACAGGCTTTCTTCTCCATGTTTACAGGCGAGGTGAATGAATTGTATGCCTACCGACACCACAAAAAATGGTACGACGAAATCAAGGAGGAGGAAGCCGCCTGGGAGGAGCGCTTGAGAATTAGGCTGGGAGAAACTACCCCTCAAGCGCATTTGAATACGGGGGATGAGAAAATGGAAAATTCAGCCTTGGGTGAATCTGACCTCTCGGAAAAAGATCCTGTCAACGGCGAAGCCGCTCCGAGAGGAGAGTAAAGCTAAAATTTAGTTCCGGCGGCATGAATTTGAACGTCCCCGGATTTCATCCTTGACTAGCTCAGCACCCAACAGCCGTGACAACAAAGGAGGCAATAATCATGATAAGAAAAATTCCTCTCACAGCGGCAATATTGTGGATTTTCAGTTTCGCAGGAAACGCTCTGGCGGCTGATTACGAGCGTTCCGAGTTCATCGTTTCAACGGCAGAGCTTTCCACTCTCCTAGATAAGGACACCGTGAAAATCGTTGACGCCCGCAAACTGGATAAATACCAAGTGGGCCATATTCCTGGTGCGATATCGCTGCCAAGGAAAAAGACACAGTTTAAGTGGCGGGGAACATCCGGATTTATGGTCCCCCTCAAAGCGATGGAGAAAATTTTCAGCGACAGAGGGATCAAGCCGACCGACACCTTGATATTCTACGACGACCAGATGAAGCCGACCGTCACCCGGCTATTTTGGACGGCTCATGTATTGGGCCATCAAAAGGCTCGGGTCTTGAACGGCGGAATGGCCTTGTGGGTCAAGGAGGCTCGTCCCGTAAGCAAGGAAATTCCTTCAGTCATTACGAGTGACTATAAAGCCAAGCCCGATTGGTCCGTTCTGGCAGACTCGGCTTACGTTTTCTCGAAATTGAACAAGCCGGAAATAACCTTGATCGATACGCGCTCCCCGAAAGAGTGGTCGGGTCTTAAAGCCAGCCGAAAAGTGAAAAGAGCAGGCCGAATACCGGGCGCAAAACTTGTCGACTGGTCTTGGCACGTGACGAAGAAAGACGGCGTGACAACATTGAAAACCGCCGCCGAGCTGAAAAGGATGTTCGCTCGAACTGGCGCCACCAAGGAAAAGGAGATCATTTCTTACTGCCGGACGGGAATGAGATCTTCGCATTCCTACTGGGTATTGAAGCTGCTCGGATACCCGAATGTTAGGAACTTCGACGGCTCGATGATCGAATGGGGAAATCGCATGGAGCTTCCCCTTGAGAATTAGAGGCGAAGTTGGCTGAAAAAGAGCACATTGTGCGTATAAGGGCCGATGGCTCTGGAGAGTAACATCCTCTAGCCATCGGCCCGAATAATAAGAATCTCTATTCTTTCGGCCATACAATCCTTTCATAGGAGACTGATATGAATTTTTCGTTGTTCGGGCGTGTGGCAGTTGCCATCGCAATCTGCATTTCGTTTGCGGTATCTCCTACATGGGCAGAGCGCAAACTACAATTCTCACCGGACAAATATATCTCAGCCTCTCAGGTGGCCGACTCTTTGATCAAAGGCGAGGAGCGTGTTTTCCTTCTTGATGTCAGAAACGACTGGGAATACAGCGACTTCCACATTCCTGGCGCTAGCAACATCGCTGTTCAGGTATTAAAGGATCCGAACAATCTCGCGAAGATTCCCAAGGGCCGAAAGATTGTCCTTTACTGCAGAACAGGGGTTCGCTCAGAACGCGCGCTCGGCATATTACTAGCCAAGGGGTATGACGCATATTCCATGGAGGGCGGCGTGGCTTCGTGGTGGAGAAACATAATCGAGCCGCCGAGTATTACCATGGCTCCATTTGGAAAACAGGGTGCTCCATTTCGAAAACGGCAAGGAATTCGAAATTATTTCATGAAAATTCCCGGCGCTGGGCCTGCCTTGGCCACACCCCCTGGACCCGACATAAAGAAAAGCGCGAAGTCAGCACCCCAGGTCACGGATGCCCCGAAAGTGGCGAAACCTAAAATGGCCCCGCTGCAACCGTGCGCGGTTGGTGGTACGCCCGATATGGGCAACCCGTGCGGGTAAGTTTTAGTTGCGCACCTAATTCATAAGCCTGTGAATGAGATATTATGGTTTCTGCGCCCAAGGCGTAGGAGCCCTAAATCCAAAAAACGGCGGGAGCAAATCCGACCACGTGCTTATCAAGGCAGTAGCCCAGGCTTTTGAATGGAGAGAAGCACTGGAGAATGGAGAGGTTGAATCCGTTTCGGATTTGGCCCGAAAATCAGGCTGCACCTACCATTACGTGAAGCGGATATTAAAGCTCAGTTTCCTCTCGCCGGGGATTGTGGAAAAAACCCTCCAGGGAAGGCAGCCCAATGGGCTCAATCTCTCCCATATTCTTCGACTTGATCTGCCCCTTTCATGGAAATCTCAGCGGGAAGTCCTCGGTTTTACCCCCGAAAAATCAGGATAATCCTTCCAAACTGGACCTTGTTTTTGAGCCTCAGAGAATCCGGCTCTTTGGGGCCAAATTTAAGGCTGAAGGATTCATGAATTTCACACTCAAAAACGTAACAGGGTATTTCAGGGAAATAACAGGGAACTACAAAGAATTATCAGGGAATTCGAATTGTTCAGATCCTATAAATTCACAATTAGAAATTCGCCATGCATACCAAGATATTCCTACCGAACCCGCAGACGGGGGTCGAGTACATTACGCAGCCAGTCGCCCACCAAATTCGCCCCCAATGCCGTCAGCGTAATTGCAAGACACGGAAATGCCGCGATCCACCACGAAACGTACAAATATGAACGGCCCTCGGCCATCAATCCCCCCCATGTCGGAGTAGGAGGGGGGACTCCCAGGCCCAGAAAACTCAATCCCGCCTCGATGATGATCATCCGCCCTAGGTAGAGCGAGCCAATTATTATCACCGGAGCCAACACGTTTGGAAGGATGTGGCGGAACAACACCCGCATATGGCTGCCCCCGATCCCCACCGCTGCCACCACGAACTCCATCTCGCGCAGCGAAAGAACCGCCCCGCGTACCACACGCGCGTACACCGTCCAGAGCCGCAGTGAGATCATCACGATGATCAATTCAAGACTCGGCCCCAGGATTGCAATAGTAGAAAGCGCCAACAAGATAAACGGGAACGAAAGGACAAAGTCCACCAGGCGCATGAGCAGATAGTCGACCTTACCCCCGAAATAGCCCGCCATAAGACCCACAAACAAACCGATCGCACCCGAGAATACAACTGAAAAAAATCCTACGATCAGCGAGACTTGAGTTCCATAGATTATCCGGCTCAAGAGATCGCGCCCCAAATGGTCCGTCCCCAAGATGAAAACGTGACCCTCGCCCTCCCACATTGGCGGCTTCAATACCCGCGAGAGCGAATTCGCCGTCGGACTCATCGGCGATATTATCGGCGCCGTTATTGCTGTCAGCGTCACGACTACTAAGATCGCCAAACCTACTATGGCTGATTTTTGCCTACGCAACGAACGCGCCAACCCCGTCAAGAGATTTTGCTCAGGAAGCTCTCCATCTAATTCCTGTGCACGTCTCTCCGTGGCAAGCCCTTCATGACTCATTGATATTTAATCCTCGGGTCAAGGTATGTGTAGATAATGTCCACCAACATGTTGATTATCACGAACGTTGACGCCATCAAGAACACCGCAGACTGCACAACGGGAAAGTCGCGGTTGTGAATCGCCTGAACCGTTAGACGCCCCACCCCCGGCCAGGCAAAAACAGTCTCGATGATTACCGTGCCACCCAACGTCAATGCCAAATCAATCCCTAGAACAGTCACAATAGGAATCGAGGCGTTCTTAAGCGCATGGCGGAAGATTACGGATTTATTAGCCACACCCTTCGAGTGCGCCGTCGTGATGTAATCCTGGCGAATAACCTCGAGCATCTCCGAGCGCATCAAACGTGCCAGTCGTGCAGTGTGATACAGAGAAGCCGCTACTGCTGGCATCACCAAATTGCTCCAATCCCCTCTCCCAAATGGGGGCAACCAGCCCAAAAAGACCGAAAACAGCAATATCATCATCAGGCCCATCCCAAAATCCGGTACCGCCTGGCCTAAAACGGCCCCGAACATCATGCCCTGGTCGTAAGCCGTGTTCTCCCGGAAGGCTGCCAAACAACCCAGCGGAATACCAAGCATTATCGAAATCAAAAATGCCGAGAACGCCAACTCTACTGTTGCTGGAAGATGCTCGATCACTATTTTCATCGCGGATTCGCCATGTTCGAACGAAACCCCGAAGTCGCCCCGAATTGCCCCTCGGAAGAAAATCCCGTACTGGGTCAAAAGGGGCTTGTCCAAACCCATCTCATGACGCATTTGCTCAATATCCTGCTCAGTTGCGCCATCAGGCGCCATCACACGAACCGGATCTCCTGTCAGGTGCAACAACAGAAACACGAACACCAATACGAATTTGATCAGGACAATGGATTGGATCAAGCGTCGGAATATGTAGCCCGTCATCTAAGATCGCTCCGGCGGTGTCGGGGCGGAGCTTCCTCTACCAGATTCCTGGACAGTCGGGAAAGGTTCCAAGGGAAGTCTCACACCGGTACCGGTAATACGCACTTTTTAATTAGATAAGGCTTAACCATTCCGAACATGGGAAAAGAAAAGCCGTATTCTGTACACCACCAAAACGTTTTGAAAAACAAATACCCATCACGATAAAAGAATGAAGTCATCGCTCTGGCGGCCATGCAATCATCATCAACCTATACGCCTGGGGTGGAGCCCCCATCTACGTAAATCACCGTACCGGTGATGAAACTGGCGCGGGCGGAGGCGGCGAATGCAACGACATCGCCAATCTCCTCCGGTCGGGCGGCACGGCCAAGCGGAACATCGACAAGCCGAAGCTTGCGGGCTTCCTCCACCGAAATGCCCAAGGCCTTCGCACGTTTCTCCATAGCCCTGTTTTGTCGTCGAGTTACAACGGGTGCAGGGCTAACGCCCACCACACGAATATTATTAGGTGCCTCATCCTGGCCAAGCGCCACTGTAAAATTCGCAAGTGCGGCGTTGGCTGCACCTACTGTCAAAGAATCGCCGGCCGGATGTTTTCCTCGGTTTCCAATGACATTTACAATGCAGCCGCCCCCCCGAGAGCGCATGAGCGGAACCGCCTCCTTGCAGCAGCGGACCTGGGTCTGAAGCTTCGAGCCCATACTCAGCTGCCAATCCTCCTCAGAGAGATCCATTAGATGGCCTCCCCTCGTCTCCCCGGTGGAATTGATAAGAATGTCGAGGCCGCCAAGAGCGTCAGCGGCTTTTTGAAACATTCGGGTTACTTCCTCAAAGTTAGTGCAATCTGCTTGAAATATCAGAGGTCGATGGCCCGTCTTTTTTTCAATATCAGCAGCACCTTCCTCAAGACCATCCAGGTTCCGCGCTACAATCGCCACCCGTGCGCCATCATCGGCCAGGGAAATGGCCGAGGCACGTCCAATCCCGTGGCTGCCACCTGTCACCAGTGCTGTCTTGTCCTTCAATCCTAAATCCATTTCTTACATTTCCCCTCAAGCGTCAGTTGTACATCTATTTACGCGGCCCAGAGAGTCTTCACTTTCTCCGGTGCCGTTATCGGTAAAACGTCCCCCTCCCCGGCGAAAATCACCGGGGAGGAAGAAGTCTTCTTCATACCTATTACTTGCGGCCAACCTCGTTGAGCAAAACAAGGCCGTTTGTGCGAAGCCTCCAATCGACGTTCTTCTTCTTCGCATGAAT
Coding sequences within it:
- a CDS encoding 4Fe-4S binding protein, with translation MSNETLPLKTSVKTSERRAWAPVRRAWAKEARLWRFGIQALVLFFITWIAIAHQWVGGGAKGVPSVEAYCPFGAVEGLYQWIVTGTFMQRVHPSAFVVLAALIGVTIFTRKAFCSWICPFGTIQEWIGKAGKKILGKRYNPTGSWDRGLRYLKYVVLALIVAVTWTTGTMVFREYDPFLAFFHFGIDPAEHWIGNTILLAVLLGSLVIERFWCRYLCPLGAVIGIVGKAGGMGVVRTDATCTLCDACDKVCPVKAEPMMQDKVTSAECLQCLECVSVCPEPDTLKFSMFGKAVRPAVFAVALIAIFFGVLGAGRVTGLWVTVGQARATDLYGNLDPAGIRGFMNVEEISSAYGFPVALLKKKAGLSDRVDPKVSIKQIAGKYDIEFDPHIFRDIVAALLKEKGVSAVGSGQIKTSAQTPVQVAAAKPLDPDKIRGTWTLDELVTKTGIPKKRFAEAVGFSTKTSGEKKIRDIAQILGKHVEHFREVVRQGIHIPKMPGLKAEQIRGYWTLHELILKSAVSKEVFAKRIGFSLDVSEKKQLREIVQPMGKEVEVFRIVVRDIKKSRK
- a CDS encoding class I SAM-dependent methyltransferase — encoded protein: MNVVEEKAALDAQQFHWELMFSKNREMFGAAPSRAAIEAVKIFRRNNCRKILELGSGQGRDTFNFAHSGFNVTAMDYSETASKAIRSRAGALGVAHAVRAICRDVRQPMPFDDASFDACFSHMLFCMALRDEEIERIAAEVCRVLRPGGIHVYTVRHTGDAHYKAGVHHGEDIYEMGKFIVHFFSRKKVQDLAGGYEVLEIDEFEEGALPRKLFRVTMQKKD
- a CDS encoding DUF2703 domain-containing protein, with amino-acid sequence MTKSEQWACCEFETSGKDPCVCPLCGESKSDVAEELSSEKEIRSILIEFLYIDITQCKRCQELRNRLEEVVSSLRNLLLETGIDISVRKKHIQTEAEARKVGLKSSPTIRLNGRDIQPDLKEKVCESCSEISGEFVNCRVWNFKGTEYITPPKGMLVDHILREIYAGSAQATEKTPAETDVPENLKTFFAAKRGEKTPKWDRRKS
- a CDS encoding rhodanese-like domain-containing protein, with the translated sequence MIKDARTTHPQISVTEAQMLMTTDPELLVIDVREPAEFKAGNVAGAIHIPRGLLEFKLIKREKNLNRPILIYCRSGARASFAGEKLTELGYTNVKNMTGGYLAYAKAMKTN
- a CDS encoding molybdopterin-dependent oxidoreductase, which produces MSAKLSRRKFLKIAAGGTGVVAVAATGSPARAFSLSGKKPTPRLESDKIVPSTCAMCYWQCGIHAHVKNGRVNRIEGNPDDPLSRGKLCPRGVAGIGQLYDPDRLRTPLIRERSGGKQFWREASWDEALDFAAERLDAVRKKYGPEAIALFTHGPGSSHFRRLLKAIGSPNVAASSFGQCRGPRDVGFELTFGMSPGSPENIDVANAECLVLLGSHLGENMHNTAVQEFSEFLGNGGNLIVVDPRFSVAASKAKHWLPIRPGTDMALLLAWINVILNEKLYDKDYVNNYCSGLKDLWRAVWQYTPDWAYAETGIEASVIHQTARELAKALPRTIVHPGRHVTWYGDDTQRSRAIAILNALLGSWGRKGGFYMRGRWPVPPYPIPKFPKPQRPRADGVGQDVPFGHEGLVNRMRDATRTGKPYPIKAWMVYATNLIHNTPGVKETREAIDKLDFMMAVDIMPSDITGYADLILPESTYLERYDDLRAGATDVDFIQLRQPVIPPLKGTRPGWQIAKDIAMRLSLKKYFPWKDFPEYLDKRLQLANLSLRDAREKGVFTRERSPRFFEDGAPVRFRTESGKIELFSLALLQKGFEPVPRFTRHPQPPVDHYRLIYGRSANHTFAWTQNNRLLLDHYPENTVWMNTNEARAKGLGDGEYVRLYNEDGVTSFPVKLKVTEGIRPDCVYIVHGFGQTNQKLSLAYGRGASDTALMNRYAIDPLCGATGMRVTFVGVKNAAGTGQEV